The Spiroplasma endosymbiont of Crioceris asparagi genome contains the following window.
CAGCCAAAAAAATAAAAAAACCAAAAATAATAATTTTTTTAGATAAAATATTTCGTTTTAAAATTTTAAATTCTGTTTTTTCCATTTCGGCCTTTTATTTATATATAATACAACAATTTTAAACTAAATAAAATTAGGTCAAATTACTCAATACAAACCATCTTCAATTACCAGAATAGTCTTTATAATATTCAATATTTTCATTAATAAATATTTGTTCTAGCTTTTCTTTTTGTTTAAAACCAAATTCACAATATATTTTTCCATTAGGTTTTAGAATTTTTTTATAATCTTTTTTAATTTTGTAAAAAAACTCAAGACCTTCTTGTTTGGCGTACAAAGCAATTTTTGGTTCATATTTATTTACATTTTTTTCTACATTAACATCGCCCTTTAATATGTATGGCGGATTAATTATTACAAAATCTGCTTTTAAATTTTTTTTAATAAATGGTTGGAAAAAATTTCCCCTCAAAACACTGGCATTAATTTTAAATTCTTTTAGATTTTTTTTGGTGCATCTTATTGCTGATTTTGAAATGTCTGATAAATATAAGTTACTATTTTTATTTTTTAAAAATGCACTTATTCCTAAACAACCAGTTCCACAACAAATATCAAATATTATTTTATTATTAAGATTTTCTTCAATAAAATTTTCTATGATAACTTCAGTTTCAAATCTTGGTATAAGGACTTTTTTATTAACAATAAATCAATTCTCAAAAAAAAATCTGCGACCTGTTATTTGAGATAATGGCCTTTTAGATTTTAAAATTTTTTTTATTAATTTAATTCCATCATTTGTCAAAATATCATTTTTAATATAATTTTTAAATGAAAAAAAATGCAATAAAATGTTGTAATCAGTTATTGTCATTCTTTTCTTTAATTTTTCACTAAAGTCATCAATTTTCATTTAAATATTATTCTTTTCAATTAATTGTTTT
Protein-coding sequences here:
- a CDS encoding HemK family protein methyltransferase produces the protein MKIDDFSEKLKKRMTITDYNILLHFFSFKNYIKNDILTNDGIKLIKKILKSKRPLSQITGRRFFFENWFIVNKKVLIPRFETEVIIENFIEENLNNKIIFDICCGTGCLGISAFLKNKNSNLYLSDISKSAIRCTKKNLKEFKINASVLRGNFFQPFIKKNLKADFVIINPPYILKGDVNVEKNVNKYEPKIALYAKQEGLEFFYKIKKDYKKILKPNGKIYCEFGFKQKEKLEQIFINENIEYYKDYSGNWRWFVLSNLT